A segment of the Aureliella helgolandensis genome:
GCATCGTAGTTTTCTAGGTAGTCGATTAGGCCCTGCATCATATGCGCGAGCTCTTCGGGATGCGAAACGCTCAAGTCTGTCGATTCAAACGGGTCGCTCTCCAAATTATACAACTGGTAGTGCGAGCCGCCGGAGACATCGCTGGGGACGTAATGGTAGATTACTTTCCAATGGTCCTCTCGATAACTTGTAAAGTAGTCGCTGCGGTGCGGTGCATGTGGATAGTGCATAAGGAAGGTCTGCGGTCGTGATTCATCCAGTTGCCCGGTGAGTAGTTTATCGAGACTGTATCCGTCAATAATATGGTCGCCGGGCAGGTCCGCCTCCGCTAAGGCGGCGATGGTGGGAAACAAATCCTGCACCGATGCAATCTGGCTTTGGAGTCCACCGGCTGGAATCGGTGTCTGTTGTTGGAGAGGGTTTTCTTCGTTGCGAGCTGCCCATGCCGCAATGAATGGCACGCGCATTCCGCCCTCATAGTGAGACCCCTTTTTGCCTCGTAGCGGTGCAGCACAGGCTACCGAGTGCTGATGCCCCAGCGGTGCGTCGGAACCGTTGTCTCCCAGAAAGAGGATGAGCGTGTTTTCTGCAACTCCGAGCTCCTGGAGCTGCTCGACTAGCATGCCCAAGGAACGGTCCATTCCTTCAATCAAAGTAGCAAAGGCTTGGCCGTTCGCTGGCTTTCCTTGGTCCATGTAGTTTTCGGCAAACCTGGGATCGGATTCAAAGGGAGCGTGCACTGCATAATGCGCCATGTGAAGAAAGAATGGAGCTCCATCTGCAACCGCAGCGGCCAGCTTCTTCTTGGCCTCCAGCGTCAATGCCTCGGTCAGAAACGTGTCGGTGCCATGATAGGCCTCGAGATGAGGCACGGCGTGATTCGCTCGTCGGGGATGATTCATTCCATAGTCCAGTTCGCCGTAATAGCTGCCCGGAGCTCCAAAAGCAGCGCCTGCTACATTTTCTTCGAATCCAAGATTAAGGGGTTCGGAGCCGA
Coding sequences within it:
- a CDS encoding sulfatase-like hydrolase/transferase; protein product: MHHDHSGVIMLFNWSGTRAQLGLCGVGLLCWGTLLVAPADSAEADQTRPNIVVFLVDDMGVMDTSVPFLTDGQGTPKRYPLNDYYRTPNMEKLAASGIRFNNFCAMSVCSPTRISIMTGQNAARHRATNWINPATDNRGPLGPPDWNWQGIEEGDVTLPAVLRESGYHTIHVGKAHFGPTDSFGSEPLNLGFEENVAGAAFGAPGSYYGELDYGMNHPRRANHAVPHLEAYHGTDTFLTEALTLEAKKKLAAAVADGAPFFLHMAHYAVHAPFESDPRFAENYMDQGKPANGQAFATLIEGMDRSLGMLVEQLQELGVAENTLILFLGDNGSDAPLGHQHSVACAAPLRGKKGSHYEGGMRVPFIAAWAARNEENPLQQQTPIPAGGLQSQIASVQDLFPTIAALAEADLPGDHIIDGYSLDKLLTGQLDESRPQTFLMHYPHAPHRSDYFTSYREDHWKVIYHYVPSDVSGGSHYQLYNLESDPFESTDLSVSHPEELAHMMQGLIDYLENYDAAYPLVDKQGEQRRFPQLPK